The Clostridioides sp. ES-S-0010-02 genome window below encodes:
- the folE gene encoding GTP cyclohydrolase I FolE produces the protein MNKVDKEKIQHAVREILEAIGEDPDREGLIETPNRVARMYEEIFSGLSEEPRDHLKVLFADEKHEELVLVKDIPFYSCCEHHLVPFFGKAHIAYLPKGGRLTGLSKLARVIDTLAKRPQLQERITKNAADIIMEELQPYGVLVVVEAEHMCMTMRGVKKPGSKTVTSAVRGIFEKDIASRAEAMSLITMK, from the coding sequence ATGAATAAAGTAGATAAAGAAAAAATACAACATGCAGTAAGAGAAATATTAGAAGCAATTGGTGAAGACCCAGATAGAGAAGGTCTAATAGAGACTCCAAATAGAGTTGCTAGAATGTATGAAGAGATATTCTCTGGTCTTAGTGAAGAACCAAGAGACCACTTAAAAGTTCTTTTTGCAGATGAAAAGCATGAAGAACTAGTACTAGTAAAAGATATTCCATTTTATTCATGCTGTGAGCATCATTTGGTTCCTTTTTTTGGAAAGGCACATATCGCTTATTTACCAAAAGGTGGAAGACTTACAGGGCTTTCTAAGCTTGCTAGAGTAATAGACACATTAGCAAAAAGACCTCAATTACAAGAAAGAATTACTAAAAATGCAGCAGACATAATAATGGAAGAGCTACAGCCATATGGTGTTTTAGTAGTAGTGGAAGCTGAACATATGTGTATGACAATGAGAGGTGTAAAAAAGCCTGGTTCAAAAACTGTTACATCAGCAGTTAGAGGTATATTTGAAAAAGATATTGCATCAAGAGCTGAGGCTATGAGTTTAATTACTATGAAGTAG
- the aroF gene encoding 3-deoxy-7-phosphoheptulonate synthase: MRKNLFNDNSKIVINTNDKEITVKEDKLVIAGPCAIESYEQLLKTAKFVKSHGANILRGGAYKPRTSPNSFQGLKKEGLEILKAVKEEVGIAVITELMDIRDMDELYSISDIIQIGSRNMQNFTLLSEIGKQNKPVMLKRGIASTITEWIGAAEYIAIEGNSNIIMCERGIRTYNDYTRNTLDLAAVPIIQKETGLPVVVDPSHATGVRYLVKPMSMASLACGADGIMVEVHPDPENALSDGIQSLCFDEFEDLMKSISVY; this comes from the coding sequence ATGAGAAAAAACCTATTTAATGATAATTCAAAGATAGTGATAAATACAAATGATAAAGAAATAACTGTAAAAGAAGATAAACTTGTAATAGCTGGGCCATGTGCAATAGAAAGTTATGAGCAACTTTTAAAGACTGCTAAATTTGTAAAAAGTCATGGTGCAAATATTTTAAGAGGAGGAGCATATAAGCCAAGAACATCACCAAACTCATTTCAGGGATTAAAAAAAGAAGGTCTTGAAATATTAAAAGCAGTTAAAGAAGAGGTTGGGATAGCTGTTATTACAGAACTTATGGATATAAGAGATATGGATGAATTATATAGTATCAGTGATATAATTCAAATTGGCTCAAGAAATATGCAAAACTTTACTCTTTTAAGTGAAATCGGAAAACAAAATAAGCCTGTTATGTTAAAAAGAGGAATCGCATCAACAATTACTGAATGGATAGGTGCAGCAGAATATATAGCAATAGAAGGAAATAGTAACATTATAATGTGTGAGAGAGGTATAAGAACATACAATGATTATACTAGAAATACATTAGACTTAGCGGCTGTACCGATTATTCAAAAAGAAACGGGACTTCCTGTTGTAGTAGACCCAAGTCATGCTACTGGAGTTAGATATTTAGTAAAACCTATGTCAATGGCATCACTTGCATGTGGAGCAGATGGAATAATGGTAGAAGTTCATCCAGACCCAGAAAATGCTCTATCAGATGGGATTCAATCTCTCTGCTTTGATGAATTTGAAGATTTGATGAAATCAATTAGTGTTTATTAA
- the folB gene encoding dihydroneopterin aldolase, whose product MDKILLSNLGFYGYHGVLKEENFLGQKFFVDMELYVDSREAGLSDDINKSVNYAEVYSVVKDITENKQFNLLEALAENIAEEVLNKFNLVNGVMVRVRKPEAPVNGIYDYFGVEIRRTRDE is encoded by the coding sequence ATGGATAAAATATTACTTAGTAATCTAGGATTCTATGGATATCATGGTGTGCTTAAAGAAGAAAATTTTCTAGGTCAGAAATTTTTTGTCGACATGGAACTTTATGTTGATTCAAGAGAAGCAGGACTTAGTGATGATATAAATAAATCTGTAAACTATGCTGAAGTTTATAGTGTTGTTAAGGATATTACAGAAAATAAACAATTTAATCTTTTGGAGGCTTTGGCAGAGAATATTGCTGAAGAAGTCTTAAATAAATTTAACCTTGTAAATGGAGTTATGGTTAGAGTTAGAAAGCCAGAAGCTCCTGTAAATGGAATTTATGACTACTTTGGTGTTGAGATAAGGAGAACAAGAGATGAATAA
- a CDS encoding DNA primase — MNDIKDVIEEIKARCDIASIISEYMNIKQSGANYKGLCPFHGEKTPSFYINTSKQIYKCFGCGEGGDVINFVMQMENLDFMDAVKILANKCGIEINTNMNEETRMKIEKSKKFQDIHTEAARFYLSNLLGSKNLGYEYLRIRGLDDKIIKKFGLGFSLDSWNSLMNALINKGYTKQDLLECGLIARNRDGTNCYDKFRNRVMFPIFDYRGNIIGFGGRVLDDSLPKYLNSPDTLIFNKKQNLYGLNFARKNLDNKTIVLVEGYMDLISLYQYGIRNVVATLGTALTEQQGILIKRYADTAIISYDSDEAGIKATLRAIDILIKLGITVKVLDLKDSKDPDEFVRKYGLSDYKKAMDVSTHYIKYKIDHLKKEFNIQKDEERVKFAKEASKIIKQLTSPVEIDFYTKYLSNQIDINVESIKREVYGKNYNKPYNKNQKKIEEKVIEKVEVRQDGKQLVEETLIKIMLEDKKIREIALLKVEESDFLLNESKEILNYMIKNQELDKITIDKLKSLNISEEYLKELNSISLNSINLENTKEIEGIITNIRKNSLEEQINNLLKEQQELENNNDMKEVDGKVMEIALKIVEINKILKSL, encoded by the coding sequence ATGAATGATATAAAAGACGTTATCGAAGAAATAAAAGCTAGATGTGATATAGCAAGTATAATATCTGAATATATGAATATAAAACAATCTGGAGCTAATTATAAAGGATTATGTCCATTTCATGGAGAAAAAACTCCATCTTTTTATATAAATACATCAAAACAAATTTATAAGTGTTTTGGTTGTGGTGAAGGTGGAGATGTGATAAATTTTGTCATGCAAATGGAAAATTTAGATTTTATGGATGCTGTAAAAATTTTAGCAAATAAATGTGGTATAGAAATTAATACCAACATGAATGAAGAAACTAGAATGAAAATAGAGAAATCTAAAAAGTTTCAAGATATTCATACAGAAGCTGCTAGATTTTATCTTTCAAACTTATTGGGAAGTAAAAATCTTGGGTATGAATATTTAAGGATTAGAGGATTAGATGATAAAATAATTAAAAAATTTGGTCTAGGATTTTCTTTGGATTCATGGAATTCTCTTATGAATGCTCTTATTAATAAAGGGTATACAAAACAAGATTTATTGGAGTGCGGTCTAATTGCAAGAAATAGAGATGGAACTAATTGCTATGATAAATTTAGAAATAGAGTTATGTTTCCTATATTTGATTATAGAGGAAATATAATTGGATTTGGAGGAAGAGTACTAGATGATTCTTTACCAAAATACTTAAATTCTCCAGACACATTAATTTTTAATAAAAAACAAAACTTATATGGACTAAATTTTGCTAGAAAAAATTTAGATAATAAAACTATAGTCTTAGTTGAAGGATATATGGATTTAATTTCACTTTATCAGTATGGTATAAGAAATGTAGTAGCAACCCTTGGAACAGCCTTGACTGAACAACAAGGTATTTTAATAAAAAGATATGCGGATACTGCTATTATATCTTATGACTCTGATGAAGCTGGAATAAAAGCGACTTTAAGAGCTATAGATATACTTATTAAATTAGGTATTACTGTAAAAGTTTTGGATTTGAAAGACTCTAAAGACCCAGATGAATTTGTAAGAAAGTACGGACTTAGTGATTATAAAAAGGCAATGGATGTTTCTACTCACTACATAAAATATAAAATAGATCATCTTAAAAAAGAATTCAATATTCAAAAAGATGAAGAACGAGTGAAGTTTGCAAAAGAAGCTTCTAAGATTATAAAACAATTGACAAGTCCTGTAGAAATTGATTTTTATACAAAATATTTAAGTAATCAAATAGATATTAATGTCGAGTCTATAAAAAGGGAAGTGTATGGTAAAAACTACAATAAGCCATATAATAAAAACCAGAAAAAGATAGAAGAAAAAGTAATTGAAAAAGTCGAAGTTAGACAAGATGGAAAACAATTAGTTGAAGAAACTCTAATAAAAATAATGTTAGAAGACAAAAAAATTAGAGAAATAGCTCTACTTAAAGTAGAAGAAAGTGATTTTTTATTGAATGAAAGTAAAGAAATTTTAAATTACATGATTAAAAATCAAGAATTGGACAAAATAACTATTGACAAATTGAAAAGTTTAAACATATCCGAAGAATACTTAAAAGAATTAAATTCAATTTCTTTGAATAGTATAAACTTAGAGAACACAAAAGAAATAGAAGGAATAATAACAAATATCAGAAAGAACTCATTAGAAGAACAAATTAATAACTTGTTGAAAGAACAACAGGAATTAGAAAATAATAATGATATGAAAGAGGTAGATGGTAAAGTTATGGAAATTGCTTTAAAAATAGTTGAGATAAATAAAATTTTAAAAAGCTTGTAG
- a CDS encoding Nif3-like dinuclear metal center hexameric protein produces MLLKSLTRKIEKKYPLSLAEDWDNVGLIVGDFDMDVKKILVSLEANENVINEAISQNVDLIVTHHPFIFGKINKINSADLKGRLIQKLIKNDIALYSMHTNFDIAFDGLNDYFMEIMEFNNSKVLDVTENETLYKLAVYVPCNYSEVLRKALSNSGAGHIGNYSNCTFSIEGEGQFKPLEGSNPFLGSINDIESVNEVKIETVVPQKRLGGVISSMIDAHPYEEVAYDLYKLENKGKTFGLGRISKLDESTTLENLSNKIKEKLNMKHIRVVGSLNTEITKIAVVTGAGSEFVKKAKRQGADVLITGDVKYHEAQDALDMGICMVDCGHFDTEDIFKHVMKRFLDEFEEIETIKSNVYLNPFSII; encoded by the coding sequence ATGTTACTGAAGAGTCTTACTAGAAAAATTGAAAAAAAGTATCCTCTAAGCTTAGCTGAAGATTGGGATAATGTAGGTCTTATAGTTGGAGATTTTGATATGGATGTAAAGAAGATTCTGGTATCCTTAGAAGCCAATGAAAATGTAATCAATGAAGCTATATCTCAAAATGTTGATTTAATTGTTACACATCATCCTTTTATATTTGGAAAAATTAATAAGATTAATAGCGCGGACTTAAAAGGTAGACTTATACAAAAACTCATTAAAAATGATATAGCCCTTTATTCTATGCATACCAATTTTGACATAGCATTTGATGGTCTAAATGATTATTTCATGGAAATTATGGAATTTAATAACTCAAAAGTTTTAGATGTCACTGAAAATGAGACTTTATACAAACTTGCAGTATATGTTCCATGTAATTATTCAGAAGTGTTGAGAAAGGCACTAAGTAATTCAGGAGCAGGCCATATAGGAAATTATAGTAACTGTACATTTTCGATAGAAGGAGAAGGTCAATTTAAGCCATTAGAAGGCTCAAATCCGTTTCTTGGAAGTATAAATGATATAGAAAGTGTAAATGAGGTTAAAATTGAAACTGTAGTACCACAGAAGCGTTTAGGTGGAGTGATAAGTTCTATGATAGATGCACATCCTTATGAAGAAGTTGCTTATGATTTGTACAAGCTAGAAAACAAAGGAAAAACATTTGGATTAGGTAGAATAAGTAAACTTGATGAAAGTACAACATTAGAAAATCTTTCTAATAAAATAAAAGAAAAATTAAATATGAAGCATATAAGGGTAGTTGGAAGTCTTAATACCGAGATAACAAAAATTGCTGTTGTAACAGGAGCTGGTTCTGAGTTTGTGAAAAAGGCTAAGAGACAAGGCGCAGATGTTCTAATAACTGGTGATGTAAAATATCATGAGGCACAAGATGCACTTGATATGGGAATATGTATGGTAGATTGTGGACATTTTGATACAGAAGATATATTTAAACATGTTATGAAGAGATTTTTGGATGAGTTTGAAGAGATTGAAACAATAAAAAGTAATGTATATTTAAATCCATTTAGTATCATTTAA
- the folP gene encoding dihydropteroate synthase, whose amino-acid sequence MFDYGKRTYIMGILNVTPDSFSDGGDFSNLDIAIKHAKEMVEQGADIIDLGGESTRPGHSYVDSEEELRRVIPVIKKLKKELDIPISIDTYKADVAEEALKLGVTMVNDVWGLRRDKNMASVVGKYDAEVCIMHNQDGTNYDKDIMESIKDFFKESIKMAIDCGVKKEKIVLDPGIGFGKTFEQNIEVLRRLNELKELDYPILLGTSRKSVIGKVLPVEPKKRLEGTIATTVLGIRDGVDIVRVHDVYENLMAAKMTDAIYRK is encoded by the coding sequence GTGTTTGATTATGGTAAAAGAACTTATATAATGGGTATATTAAATGTAACTCCAGATAGTTTTTCTGATGGAGGAGACTTTAGTAATTTAGACATAGCAATAAAACATGCAAAAGAAATGGTTGAACAAGGTGCTGATATAATTGACTTAGGTGGTGAATCTACACGTCCAGGTCATAGCTATGTGGATTCAGAGGAAGAACTAAGAAGAGTAATCCCTGTGATAAAAAAACTTAAAAAAGAATTAGATATACCAATATCAATAGATACTTACAAGGCAGATGTTGCAGAAGAAGCTCTAAAATTAGGTGTCACTATGGTAAATGATGTTTGGGGGCTTAGAAGAGATAAGAATATGGCTTCTGTGGTAGGAAAATATGATGCAGAAGTATGTATAATGCATAATCAAGATGGGACAAACTATGACAAAGATATAATGGAGTCAATAAAGGACTTCTTTAAAGAGAGCATAAAAATGGCAATAGACTGTGGTGTAAAAAAAGAAAAAATAGTTCTTGATCCAGGGATAGGGTTTGGGAAGACATTTGAGCAAAATATAGAAGTATTAAGAAGATTAAATGAATTGAAAGAATTAGACTATCCTATTTTACTTGGAACATCTCGAAAATCAGTAATAGGAAAAGTACTTCCAGTTGAACCTAAAAAGAGATTGGAAGGAACAATAGCTACTACTGTACTTGGAATAAGAGATGGTGTAGATATAGTTAGAGTGCATGATGTTTATGAAAATTTAATGGCAGCTAAAATGACTGATGCAATATATAGAAAGTAG
- the folK gene encoding 2-amino-4-hydroxy-6-hydroxymethyldihydropteridine diphosphokinase codes for MNKAYLGIGTNMGNRFDNLSKACELLRDSDSIYEVKESKLYETKPWGYTEQADFLNMCVEIETEFEPYELLEYCQKIEEELHRERIVHWGPRTIDVDILFFNDVVSTDERLLIPHPRIQDRAFVLIPLMDLNEELLINKKSIKEYLNLLSAKEIEEVKELVGYEKKPI; via the coding sequence ATGAATAAGGCTTATTTGGGAATAGGGACGAATATGGGCAATAGATTTGATAATCTATCAAAAGCATGTGAACTTTTGAGAGATAGTGATTCTATATATGAAGTAAAAGAATCAAAATTATATGAAACAAAGCCATGGGGATATACAGAACAAGCAGATTTTCTAAATATGTGTGTAGAGATAGAAACAGAGTTTGAACCTTATGAGTTGTTAGAATATTGTCAAAAAATAGAAGAAGAATTGCATAGAGAGAGAATAGTACATTGGGGTCCAAGAACTATTGATGTAGATATACTATTTTTTAATGATGTAGTTTCAACTGATGAAAGATTACTAATACCACATCCAAGGATTCAAGATAGAGCTTTTGTTTTGATACCACTTATGGATTTGAATGAGGAACTTTTAATAAATAAAAAATCAATAAAAGAATATTTAAATCTCCTATCTGCTAAAGAAATAGAAGAAGTAAAGGAGCTTGTAGGTTATGAGAAAAAACCTATTTAA
- a CDS encoding aminotransferase class IV, translated as MKNNLSFNSSLSKFGIGLFETIKVKDGIAIDLNTHIDRMLNSITCLDLNINYEKRFLIDEIIKYIKKENIINKALRITVFDEGYNISIREIPYNKEAYNKGFKLTISPIVRGDSLIYRHKTTNYFENIYTKNIANKNGYNDGIFINSDGVILECSMSNIFFIRGSKVYTPSSKLPILNGTIKKRIIKICDELHIELMENEINISEISSFDFVFVTNSLMGAMKVTEIDKTEFGKENIIFNKIIECL; from the coding sequence ATGAAGAATAATTTAAGCTTTAATAGTAGCTTGAGTAAATTTGGAATTGGGTTATTTGAGACTATTAAAGTTAAAGATGGTATAGCTATAGATTTAAATACACATATAGATAGGATGCTCAATTCGATAACATGTTTGGATTTGAATATAAATTATGAAAAGCGATTTCTAATAGATGAAATTATTAAATACATAAAAAAAGAAAATATTATTAATAAAGCACTTAGGATTACCGTTTTTGATGAAGGTTACAATATATCTATTAGAGAAATTCCATATAATAAAGAAGCATATAATAAAGGTTTTAAATTGACTATATCTCCTATAGTTAGGGGAGATAGCCTAATTTATAGACATAAGACTACTAATTATTTTGAAAATATATATACTAAAAATATTGCAAATAAGAATGGATACAATGATGGTATATTTATAAATTCAGATGGTGTGATTTTAGAATGTTCTATGAGTAATATATTCTTTATAAGAGGAAGTAAAGTATATACACCCAGTAGTAAATTACCAATTTTAAATGGAACAATAAAAAAAAGGATTATAAAGATTTGTGACGAATTACATATAGAGTTGATGGAAAATGAAATTAACATATCAGAAATTAGTAGTTTTGATTTTGTTTTTGTCACAAATAGTCTTATGGGAGCAATGAAAGTTACAGAAATTGACAAGACAGAATTTGGCAAAGAAAATATTATTTTTAATAAAATAATAGAGTGTTTGTAA
- a CDS encoding SAM-dependent methyltransferase, translated as MKLTDRLLKIASLVSDGKKIADIGTDHGYIPVYLLKEERVPFAVLADVNKGPLDNARKEVIQNNLLEKVDLRLGSGIEVLEIGEVEEVIIAGMGGILISELLEAKKEVAHSIEKLILQPMQAQEELRRYLLNNGYEILTEVLVREDFRIYEIIVAKYTGKNTIIEDEIQFEVGIKLLENKDSLFYDFVEKKIKTYSAIVNQLEGKHGEEIDRKREESKIAIRKLENLIK; from the coding sequence TTGAAACTAACAGATAGATTATTAAAAATAGCATCATTGGTGTCAGATGGTAAAAAGATAGCTGATATAGGAACGGACCATGGATACATACCAGTTTATTTGCTAAAGGAGGAAAGAGTTCCATTTGCAGTGTTGGCAGATGTTAATAAAGGACCTCTTGACAATGCACGAAAAGAGGTCATACAGAACAATCTTTTAGAGAAAGTCGATTTACGATTGGGTTCTGGTATAGAGGTACTAGAAATAGGTGAAGTTGAAGAAGTAATAATTGCTGGTATGGGAGGTATATTGATAAGTGAGCTTCTAGAAGCTAAAAAAGAAGTAGCACATAGTATAGAAAAATTGATATTACAGCCTATGCAGGCTCAAGAAGAGCTTAGACGCTATCTTCTGAATAACGGATATGAAATTTTAACAGAGGTTTTAGTGAGAGAAGATTTTAGGATATATGAAATAATAGTTGCCAAATATACAGGTAAAAATACTATAATAGAAGATGAGATACAGTTTGAAGTTGGAATAAAACTTTTAGAAAATAAAGATTCTCTTTTTTATGACTTTGTAGAAAAAAAAATAAAAACATATAGTGCTATAGTTAATCAACTAGAAGGTAAACATGGAGAAGAAATAGATAGGAAGAGAGAAGAAAGTAAAATAGCAATAAGAAAACTTGAAAATTTAATAAAATAA
- a CDS encoding aminodeoxychorismate/anthranilate synthase component II, which produces MILMIDNYDSFVYNLVQYIEELGETVIVKRNNEITLRDIEELNPEIIVLSPGPCSPKEAGVCIDIVEYFKDKKPILGICLGHQTIGHVFGGNIIKAQQPVHGKVYSINHSNKGVFSSLKNPLNVTRYHSLIIDSDTVPDELEVTATTSKGEIMGIRHKKYLIEGVQFHPEAILSEYGHEMLKNFIKEARERIHK; this is translated from the coding sequence ATGATTCTCATGATAGACAATTATGATTCTTTTGTGTATAACTTAGTACAATACATAGAAGAATTGGGGGAAACAGTTATAGTAAAAAGAAATAATGAAATAACATTAAGAGATATTGAAGAACTAAATCCAGAGATAATTGTGTTATCTCCAGGTCCATGTTCTCCAAAAGAAGCTGGGGTTTGTATAGATATTGTTGAATATTTCAAAGATAAGAAGCCTATACTAGGAATTTGTTTAGGTCACCAAACTATTGGACATGTTTTTGGTGGTAACATAATAAAAGCACAACAACCTGTTCATGGAAAAGTATACAGTATAAACCATAGTAATAAGGGAGTTTTTAGTAGTCTTAAAAATCCTTTAAATGTTACTAGGTATCATTCGCTTATAATTGATTCTGATACAGTTCCAGATGAACTTGAAGTTACAGCAACAACAAGTAAAGGTGAAATAATGGGAATTAGACATAAGAAGTATTTAATAGAAGGAGTACAATTTCATCCAGAAGCTATTTTATCAGAGTATGGTCATGAAATGCTGAAAAACTTTATAAAAGAAGCTAGGGAAAGGATACATAAATAA
- the pabB gene encoding aminodeoxychorismate synthase component I — MIREIKTKLNSFEIFTIFRNENDSFILDSAMDKEKLGRYSFISSQPFKVLRYKNTDENPLENLKKELDKYKVVNKTDLPFIGGAVGYLSYDLGNYIEKLPRTAIDDIEMPDMYFGFYNHVIVIDHLKGKTYIATPDIDIKVEEKIIADIEEKILTGEKKGIDSICYQEKDVKPIQLKSNFTKEEFKNAVGNVREYIRQGDIYQANLTQRFSGETELTSFELYRDLRRFSPAPFGAFLNFEEAHILSNSPERFIRCIDKKIEARPIKGTRPRGKNKEEDLKLQEELKNSEKDRAELLMIVDLERNDIGRISKTGSVKVPELFVIEPYANVNHLVSTVVGELKDDKDATDIIKATFPGGSITGAPKIRAMEIIDELEPTQRNVYTGSIGYIGFNGDMDFNIAIRTIIKKDKKVYFQVGGGMTWDSDPDEEYQETLDKAKSIMKALRGYYEE; from the coding sequence ATGATAAGAGAAATAAAAACTAAATTAAATTCTTTTGAGATATTTACTATTTTTAGAAATGAAAATGATAGTTTTATATTAGATAGTGCTATGGACAAAGAAAAGTTAGGAAGATATTCTTTTATAAGTAGCCAGCCATTTAAAGTGTTAAGATATAAAAATACTGATGAAAATCCATTAGAAAATTTGAAAAAAGAATTAGATAAATATAAAGTTGTAAATAAAACTGACTTACCGTTTATAGGTGGAGCTGTAGGATATTTGTCTTATGATTTGGGAAATTATATAGAAAAATTACCTAGAACTGCTATAGATGATATTGAGATGCCTGATATGTATTTTGGATTTTATAACCATGTTATAGTAATAGACCATTTGAAGGGAAAAACTTACATAGCCACTCCAGATATAGATATAAAAGTAGAAGAAAAAATAATAGCTGATATAGAAGAAAAAATATTAACAGGAGAGAAAAAAGGAATAGATAGTATATGCTATCAGGAAAAAGATGTAAAACCTATTCAACTTAAATCTAACTTTACAAAGGAAGAATTTAAAAATGCAGTTGGAAATGTTAGAGAGTACATAAGACAAGGTGACATATATCAAGCTAATTTGACACAAAGGTTTAGTGGGGAAACAGAATTGACAAGTTTTGAGTTATATAGAGATTTAAGAAGATTTAGTCCAGCACCATTTGGAGCATTTTTAAATTTTGAAGAAGCACATATCTTATCAAATTCTCCAGAGAGATTTATAAGATGTATTGATAAAAAAATAGAGGCAAGACCAATAAAAGGCACTCGACCAAGAGGTAAAAATAAGGAAGAAGATTTAAAGCTTCAAGAGGAACTTAAAAATAGCGAAAAAGATAGAGCAGAGTTACTTATGATAGTGGATTTAGAAAGAAATGATATTGGTAGAATATCCAAAACTGGAAGTGTCAAAGTTCCAGAGTTGTTTGTAATTGAACCTTATGCAAATGTAAATCATCTGGTTTCAACAGTTGTAGGTGAACTAAAAGATGATAAGGATGCTACTGATATAATAAAAGCAACTTTTCCAGGTGGTTCTATAACAGGAGCACCTAAAATTAGAGCAATGGAAATCATAGACGAACTGGAACCAACACAGAGAAATGTATATACTGGTTCAATTGGATATATAGGTTTTAATGGTGATATGGATTTTAATATAGCAATTAGAACTATAATAAAAAAAGACAAAAAAGTATACTTCCAAGTTGGAGGAGGCATGACTTGGGATTCTGACCCAGATGAAGAATACCAAGAAACACTAGATAAAGCAAAATCTATAATGAAAGCCTTGAGGGGATATTATGAAGAATAA
- the rpoD gene encoding RNA polymerase sigma factor RpoD, whose protein sequence is MENKSNKKELKKVTAKTLIEKGKKQGSLTLAEIMEAFSETELDKDQVENLYETLGNLGIEITETKNYKADIDFSATDDDLNMSHIDEDAEVISHEDSSAIEIETVDLSLPKGISIDDPVRMYLKEIGKIPLLKPHEEVEFARRMHEGDEIAKQRLVEANLRLVVSIAKRYVGRGMLFLDLIQEGNLGLIKAVEKFDYTKGYKFSTYATWWIRQAITRAIADQARTIRIPVHMVETINKLIRVSRQLLQELGRDPKPEEIAKEMEMTEDKVREIMKIAQDPVSLETPIGEEEDSHLGDFIPDDDAPAPAEAAAYSLLKEQIEDVLGSLNDREQKVLKLRFGLEDGRARTLEEVGKEFDVTRERIRQIEAKALRKLRHPSRSKKLRDYLD, encoded by the coding sequence GTGGAAAATAAGTCGAATAAAAAAGAGTTAAAAAAAGTTACCGCTAAGACACTAATAGAAAAAGGAAAAAAGCAAGGTTCATTGACGCTTGCAGAAATAATGGAAGCTTTTTCTGAAACTGAACTTGATAAGGATCAGGTAGAAAATCTTTATGAAACTTTAGGTAATTTGGGAATAGAAATAACAGAAACAAAGAACTATAAAGCTGATATAGACTTTTCGGCTACTGATGACGATTTAAATATGAGCCACATAGATGAAGATGCAGAAGTAATTTCACATGAGGACTCTTCTGCAATAGAAATAGAAACTGTGGATTTATCTTTACCAAAAGGGATAAGTATAGACGACCCTGTTAGAATGTACTTAAAAGAAATAGGAAAAATTCCTCTACTTAAGCCACATGAAGAGGTAGAATTTGCTAGAAGAATGCATGAAGGTGATGAGATAGCAAAGCAAAGATTAGTTGAAGCGAACTTAAGACTAGTTGTAAGTATAGCAAAAAGATATGTAGGTAGAGGTATGCTTTTCTTAGACTTAATACAAGAAGGAAATTTAGGTCTTATAAAAGCTGTTGAAAAATTTGACTATACAAAGGGCTATAAGTTTAGTACTTATGCAACATGGTGGATAAGACAAGCTATAACACGTGCTATAGCAGACCAAGCGAGAACTATAAGAATACCAGTGCATATGGTAGAGACTATAAATAAATTAATAAGAGTATCAAGACAACTACTTCAAGAACTTGGAAGAGACCCAAAACCAGAAGAAATTGCAAAAGAAATGGAAATGACAGAAGATAAAGTAAGAGAGATAATGAAAATAGCTCAAGACCCAGTGTCTTTAGAAACTCCAATAGGCGAAGAAGAGGACAGTCATTTAGGAGATTTTATTCCAGATGATGATGCTCCAGCTCCAGCTGAGGCAGCAGCATATTCTTTACTTAAAGAACAAATAGAAGATGTACTTGGCTCATTAAATGATAGAGAGCAAAAGGTATTAAAGCTTAGATTTGGTCTTGAGGATGGAAGAGCTAGAACTCTTGAAGAAGTTGGAAAAGAGTTTGATGTAACTAGAGAAAGAATAAGACAAATAGAAGCAAAAGCACTAAGAAAATTAAGACATCCAAGTAGATCAAAAAAACTTAGAGATTATTTAGATTAA